GCGAATCTGCCGCTTGTCCAGCATTGCGCCGGCGGCCGTGACCGCACGGGCGTAGGCAGCATGCTGATTCTGCTGACCCTTGGCGTACCTTATGAAACGGTGCTGGAGGATTACCTGCTGTCAAATGTAACTCTTGAGAAATTCCATCAGCAGATGTTCGACATGGCAGCCAAATATGTCAGTGCCGAAGAGCTCCGGAAAATCGAAGAAGCGATGCTGCTGCAAGAAATGTATTTGAAGGCTACGCTCGACAGCATTATCCGCGAGTATGAGAGCTTTGACCGTTATTTGCTGGAGGAATTCGGCATTGACGAGGCTATGAAACAACGGATTCAAGATTATTGCTTGGAATAGATCAAATTAAAAACTTCTACTATAGCGGAGGGAAACACTCATTATGAAACGTCTGGCAAAAGGCGCTATCGCGCTTATGACGGTAGGTTCGCTTATCATGGCTAGTGCCTGCGGAGCAAACAGCAGTTCGAACAACGCGTCCGGCAACGCGGCGGCGAATTCGAGCAATCAAGCAGCCAATCAAGCAGAGCTCGGAAAGCTTGATCCGGCTAATCCGACAAAGGTTACTTTCTACTCCTACAGCCTTGCTTACCCAACGATGAAAGCCGGCATGGAGCAGCTGATCCAAGAGTTCAACGACACGGTTGGCAAAGAAAAAGGGGTTATTGTTGAAGGGGTGCCCGACGCCACTTTTCAACAGTACAAAGCGGATATCTCGGCTGGCAAAGAAGTCGATGTCGTGCAACATACGTTCAATCTGCTCGACAGCTCCCGTCTTGGTCTTGGCTTCAAGGCTTACGAGGACGTATTCCCTAAGGCAGAGCTGGACGAGCATCTGAAGGACATCTCGCCAAATGCGCTTGAGCTTGGCAAAATCGACGGCAAAATGTACGGGCTTGCCTTCACCTTCAGCACGCCTATCGTATTCATCAACGGCAAGCTGTTCGAAGAAGCCGGTCTTGATCCGGCTAACCCGCCAAAAACTTGGGATGACGTTAAAAAAGCATCGCTGCAAATCAAAGAAAAGACCGGCAAAGACGGCTTTGGCCTCTCGCCTCAGAACGGTTGGGTAACGGAAGGTCTGATCTTGAGCAACGGCGGCCGCGTATTGTCCGAAGACCGCAAGCAAGCGGAGTTCGCTAATAAAGAAAGCGTCGATGCGATCTCCATGTGGAAAGACCTGTACATGAACGGCGCATCGGCTAAAGGCACGGACACGGAAGTTTCCGAGCAATTTATGGCTGGCAATCTCGGCATGTACGTCTCTTCCACATCGCTGTACAGCGGCATCAAGAAAGCTTCCGAAGCCGGCGGCTGGAAAGTGTACGGCGGCGCTCTTCCGCAATTCGGCGATAAGGAATCCATCCCCGTCAACTCCGGCTCCGTCCTTGCCGTTCGTCCGGATTCTCCCGAGAAAAATGCGGCCGTATGGGAATTCATCAAGTTCGTTACGGGCGACAGAGGGTATACCATCATCACGTCCCAAATCGGTTACCTGCCGCTTCGCACGAAACTTGCCGACGACCCGAACGGCCTGAAAGATTTCGTTGAACAAAATCCGCTCTACAAAATCAACCTGGAGCAGCTGTCCCGCATTCAGCCGGTCGCCATCTGGCCTGGCGAAAGCGCAACGGAAATGGTAACAGCCTTCACCGACGCTATCGTAAAATCCGTTTCGACGGACGCAGACGTCGAACAAACGCTTAAACAAGCGCAAGATCAAATCAACGGCTTAATGCCTTAATGAACAGCCATAACACTTGGAGAGCGTAACTCTCCGTAGGAAAGGAATCGTTATGAGCCAAACATTCGAAAACTCGTATGCCCC
This region of Paenibacillus sp. JDR-2 genomic DNA includes:
- a CDS encoding ABC transporter substrate-binding protein codes for the protein MKRLAKGAIALMTVGSLIMASACGANSSSNNASGNAAANSSNQAANQAELGKLDPANPTKVTFYSYSLAYPTMKAGMEQLIQEFNDTVGKEKGVIVEGVPDATFQQYKADISAGKEVDVVQHTFNLLDSSRLGLGFKAYEDVFPKAELDEHLKDISPNALELGKIDGKMYGLAFTFSTPIVFINGKLFEEAGLDPANPPKTWDDVKKASLQIKEKTGKDGFGLSPQNGWVTEGLILSNGGRVLSEDRKQAEFANKESVDAISMWKDLYMNGASAKGTDTEVSEQFMAGNLGMYVSSTSLYSGIKKASEAGGWKVYGGALPQFGDKESIPVNSGSVLAVRPDSPEKNAAVWEFIKFVTGDRGYTIITSQIGYLPLRTKLADDPNGLKDFVEQNPLYKINLEQLSRIQPVAIWPGESATEMVTAFTDAIVKSVSTDADVEQTLKQAQDQINGLMP